The genomic DNA GCGCCGCAAAATGTCTGGCATTCCAGGCTCGCCGCCCGACCTGCGCGCGGTACCACCGGGATGCGCCTTTCACCCGCGCTGCCCCCTGGCTTTCGAGGCGTGTCACTCGGTCTTGCCAATCCTGCAACCTGCTTCCGGCATGGGGACTGATGGAGATAAAGAAGCCGGTACTTCCGATCAGCTCGTAGCCTGCCATCTCTATGATTCCCGCTTCAGAGCGGAGCAACCATCTACATCCGACCTGGCAAAAGCCTATGAGTCCCTGGCAGAGAGGAGCGGCATCTCATGAACAATCTTGCCCGGACATTAGAGAGTACAAATACCGAACTTCATCCAGAACCTATCCTGGAAGCCATCCATCTTCACAAAGAGTTCCCGTTGCGCACTATCAATCCCCTGACAGGAAAGCAGGCCGTACATGCTGTTGAAGATGCATCACTAAAGCTCTACCCCGGGCGGGTCACGGCACTTGTAGGCGAGAGCGGCAGCGGCAAAACCACCGTTGCGCGCATGCTGGCGGGCCTCTATAGCCCGACTTCCGGCTCGATCCTCTTTCGTGGAAAACCGGCGAAATTATCGGAGGCATCACACCTGCGCAACTATCGCAGTCACGTGCAATTGATCTTCCAGGACCCGTTCTCATCGCTCAACCCGGTGCATAACGTGCGCTACCATCTCTCGCGCCCCCTGCGCATCTATGGTCACGCGCGCAACAGAGCTCAGGAAACGGAGCAGATACTCTCATTGCTTGAGCGCGTCAATCTCAGTCCGGCGGAACAATTTATTGAGAAATATCCGCATCAACTCAGCGGTGGGCAACGGCAGCGCGTAGCCATT from Ktedonobacteraceae bacterium includes the following:
- a CDS encoding ABC transporter ATP-binding protein is translated as MNNLARTLESTNTELHPEPILEAIHLHKEFPLRTINPLTGKQAVHAVEDASLKLYPGRVTALVGESGSGKTTVARMLAGLYSPTSGSILFRGKPAKLSEASHLRNYRSHVQLIFQDPFSSLNPVHNVRYHLSRPLRIYGHARNRAQETEQILSLLERVNLSPAEQFIEKYPHQLSGGQRQRVAIARALAVQPEVLLADEPVSMLDVSIRLDVLNLLLRLKEEEHLALLYITHDIASARYFAEETLVMYAGQMVEGGPSDEVIQRPKHPYTQLLISAAPDPDRLGPEGDQKTPELPARGEIPSLIKPPTGCRFHPRCPHAMAVCSERFPGRTELGDGRWTNCFLYGDGEKLEGNN